The Paenibacillus thermoaerophilus genome contains the following window.
CGATGCGGCTCTCGGATTTGACGGCCAAGGGGACATTAAGCGATCAGGCCGCGGCGTTCCTCCGCGATGCCGTCGAAGCCAAATGCAACATATTCGTCAGCGGCGGGACCGGCTCCGGCAAAACGACGTTTCTGAACGCGCTCTGCCAGTATATCCCCCGCGAAGAACGGGTGATCACCATCGAAGACTCGGCCGAGCTGCAGTTACGGGCCATTCCCAATCTGGTGTCGCTGGAGACGCGCAACGCCAACGCCGAAGGCCGCGGCGAGCTGTCGATGCGCCATCTGATTCGGGCGGCGCTGCGCATGCGGCCCAACCGGATCATCGTCGGCGAAGTGCGCGGGGGCGAAGCGCTGGATATGCTGCAGGCGATGAATACGGGGCATGACGGCAGCTTGTCCACTGGCCACGGCAACTCGATCGCGGATATGCTCGGGCGTCTGGAGACGATGGTGCTGACCGCGATGGACCTGCCGATTCCGGTTGTGCGCAAGCAGATCGCCTCAGCGATCGACATCATGGTGCATCTCCAGCGGTTCCGCGACGGCAGCCGCAAAGTCGTGGAGATCAGCGAGCTGACGGAACCGGCCCCGGGCGAGCTCGGGCTTCGGCCGCTGTTCCGGTACCGTCACGCCGGACGGGACGGAGGCGGAGGCATGCTGGAGCCGACCGGCGAAGCGCCCATCCGCACTTGGAAATGGGAGCTGTTCTCGCCGGGAACGCCGTCTCAAGCTTGCCCGCCGGTCAAACCTGTCGTCCAGCCGTCCGGAGGTGTCGGGAACGGATGAAAGCCCGGGAACTGTACCCGTTGTACCGGATTAAACCGGCGGAGCGGATCGCGGTTGTTGCCGCCGCTTGCCTGGCCGGGGCCGCCATAGGCTGGCTGCTGTACGGGACGTGGTGGGGGATCGGCGCAATGGCGGCGCTCGGCCCGCTTGTCTGGCGTCCGTACGTCCGGCTTCGACGCGAGGCGGCCCGCGAGCGGATCGACAGGGCGTTCCAGCAGGCTCTGTACGCCGTATCCACGTCGCTTGCCGCCGGCAAGTCGGTGGAAAACGCGTTCCGCGACGCGCCGGACGACTTGAAGCTGATCGGGGGGCGGATCGACTTTATCATGGACGATCTGCTTCGCATCCGCGGCCAGTTGGCGATCGGCGAGCCGCTCGAAAAAGCGCTGGCGAACTGGGCGGACCGAACGGAGTCGGACACGGTGCGCCAATTCGCCGAGGTGTTCTCGGCCTGTAAGCGAACCGGCGGCAATCTGGCGGACGTTATCCGGCAAACGACGCACCTGATGGGCGAGAAGCAGGACATCGCCCGGGATATCGCCATCGTCGTATCGCGGAAGCGGTGGGAAGCCCGCGCGCTGACCGTCATTCCGTTCGCGATATTGGCGATGCTCCGATTCACGTCCCCGGACTACGTGCAGCCGCTTTATTCGCCCGCCGGAGCGGTCGTCATGACCGGTGCGCTGCTGCTGGTAGCCTCCGCCGTAATTTGGATGAACGCTATCGTCAAGTTGAAGGTGTGAGCGGATATGGACAGATGGAAAACGTGGGAACGGAAGACGATCGGCATCTGGAGCGTATTGGCCGGCGAACAGCAAGCTTCGGAGCTGGCCGGAAAGTGGCGCGCCTCCGTGGTCCGCGAGACGGTTCTCGTGCTTGCGGCGGCCGTGGCGGTGCTGATTGCCGCCGATCCGGCAGCGGGCGCGGCTCTGCTCGTGCTGGCGGGAGGATGGCCCTGGGTCCGGTACCGGATGCTCGACCGGAAGCTGACGGAACGCCGTCACGACATCGTCCGTGAGCTGCCGGAGTTTCTAAATCGCCTGGTTCTGCTGCTGAATGCGGGCGAGCCGGTTCAGCAGGCGTTCCGTTCGGCGGCCGAACGGTACGGACAGCGCGGGGACAGCGCGCTGGGCAAGGAATTGTCCGGAGTGCTGGTTCATTTGCAGAATCGGATGCCGTTCCCGGCTGCGCTCGAATGGTTTCATCAGCGCTGCGCGACGCCGGAGGTGTCGATGCTGACGACAACGCTGCTGCTCAATATGCGCAGGGGCGGGCAAGAATTGACGCTGACGCTTCGCGAGCTGTCCCGCAACCTGTGGGAGAAGCGTAAAGCGTTGGCGCTCATCCGGGGGGAGCAAGCGTCCTCGAAGCTGATTTTTCCGCTGATGCTGATGTTTGCGGCCGTCTTGCTGATTGTGGCGGCGCCCGCGCTTATGAGCTTGTCGTAAACGCCATTATATGATTAATGCAATGATATATTCATGCAGTTCAGGAGGAAACGAAACATGGTCTCTACTGTCAAATCCGCATGGAAATCGTTCTGGTCCGAAGAAGACGGCATGGGCACGCTTGAAATCATTCTCATCCTCGCGGTACTCGTCATCCTCGCCATCGCCTTCCGCAAATGGATGATGAAATGGGCCGGCGATCTGTTCGGCAACACCAATCAAAAAATTGACGAATTCAAATCGGGACCGGATGCGATCGCACCCGGCGCGAGCACGCCATGATCGGCATCCGGAGCCGGCTTCAGGCTTTCTGGCGGACCGAGGAGGGAACCCAGACGGTCGAATCTTCCCTGGTCGCTCCGGCCGTTCTGATGTTTTCCGTCGTGCTCGTCGCGCTTGGTTTCCTCTTTTTCCGCCAGGCCCTGCTGTATGCCGACGCCCGGCTGGCCGCCGAGCGAATATCCGGCGCCTGGGACGCTTCGGCGATCCATCCGGTGACGGGAGCGTTTTCCCCGTACCAGCGCGACGGGTTGTACTGGCGTTTATTCAATAACGGCGATGCGGCATTCGGCTGGGGGGCTGAGGGCGCGGCCTCGCCCGGATCGGGAGATTCCTTGTCGCGGAGGAAGCTTGAGCGGCAGCAGCTCTGGTTTCCGTTGGAGAGCTCGGGACTGGCGGCGTACCATAACGGGTTGTTCAGCCGCAAGGCGGAAGTTCGACTCGACTCGTCCCTGTCGATGCCGGATGCGTTCTCCTCGCTGCCCGGAAGCAAGCTGCTGACGATGACCGCCTCCGCTCCCGTCACGGACCCTGCCGAGACGATCCGTCATGCCGATCTGCTCCGGTCGTACATCCCCCTGATCATGGGGTACGTATCGAGGGGCAAGGCGGGACAAATTCTCGATAAATTCCGCGGAAGTCCCGCTCCGGCGGTGTATGCGGAGGAAGCCCAGGCGAGAAGGCAGCTTCAGCAGACGGTCAAAGGCAAGGAGCGGACGCTGACGCTGACGGACGGCGATCAGCAGCGCACGCGTCTGGTCGACGCGATCGACCGCGAATCCATAGGGCATCAGGCGTTGCTCGGAGCCCAATCGTTATCGAAGGAGATCCGACAGCAGATCGAGAAGGACAAGCGGCTCGTCGAGACGGGCCAACTGCAGGGCGTGGTCTGGCATTTTTACCGGAACGCCAAAACGGGCAAGATGGGCCCGTCCAAATCGCTGCTTCGGGAGTTGGAGAAAGCGGGGATCGGGGTGGTTCTGCATGAATAAACGCCTGCGGGAGGCAGACGAACGCGGCAGCGTCTCCGTATACGGCGTCATTGCCGTATTCGGCCTACTCGTGCTGATGGGCGTGCTGATCGATACGGTCCGCATTCAACTGGCGGGCATGCAGTCCGAACGGGCGCTCAAGACGGCGCTGCGGTCGGCGCTCGCCTCTTTCGATACCGGATTGCAGCAGTACGGACTGTTCGCGACGACGGAACCGAAGGCGTCGATTCAAGCGGAAGCGGCGGACACGATGAAGCGCAACTTGAGCGGGCACGTATCCGGCAAGTCCGTCATCGACACCAGATTGGAGAAGTTCGGCACTATCGCCGCAAGGTATCCGCTCGCCGACCACGACATCTTCAAGAGGCAAATTCTCGAAACGATGAAATACCGGGCGCCGATCGAATTCGCGCGAAGCGTGGTCGAGCCGTTTGCGGGATTAAGCGATGCGCTGGCGGCGGCGCAGACTTTTCAGAATACGACGGATACGCTGGAAAACCGGCTGCAGGAACGGGAGAAGCTGCTGGACGACGCTTGGGAGCAGACGATGGAGCTGCAAAAAACGGCCAGACTTGCGGAGCAAAACGCCGCCGCTACGGAAAGCGAACTGGAGGCGATCTCGAATCGCATCCGCCAAGCCCAGGAGGAACGGGCTTCGATCGGATTCCCGACGGATCCCGAGCAGGCGGCCGAAGCCGCCCGGGCGCGCCAGGCTCTGGACGCGGAAATTGCCGCATTGGCCGAAGCCTCGAACCGGTCCCGCCGCAACGGAATAGAAACGGCGCTTCGGAGCAAGCAGGACATGGAGGCAAGGAGGCAGGCCGTCCGCGAAGCCGTCGAGGCGGCTCGGTCGAAGGAAGGGGAGATGGAGCAATTGGCCTCAAAGGCCCGCGAGAATCCGAAGCTCGCGTCGATCGGAGCCCAGGACGCGTTCGTTCAGCTCCCCCTGCACGGAACGGACTATTACGATTCGTACTTGTCGGGAGTCGACGCGGCGGTTTTGCGGATGACGAGCCTCGATCCCGGTGCTTCGTGGGAACAATGCCGTGCGGCGGCCGAAGGCGCGCGCAGCGATGCGGACCGGTTCGTTGCCGGCCGTCAGCGAACCGAGGAGGAGCGCAAGCGGCAGACGGCCGAAGCCAAACGCAAAACGAACGAAGCCAAAGAGAAGGGGAAAGCGGTGCAGGAGGAGGTGCGCAAAGCCCATCAAAGCGGATGCTCCAAGACGGATCATCCGTTGTTTCTCAAGCTTGCGGCTCCGGGCAGCGGACTGTTCGCCAAATACGTGCAATACAACGAGCAGATGGAAGCCGACCGTAAAAATAAAGATCCGCTCGAAGCCGCTCCCGAATCGGGCGTCCGGGAGACGCTGGCGCACGCGAACCGGATGGAATCGTTTTTGCTGTCGCTCCGCGACGAATTGTATGTGAACGAATACGCCCTGACGTATTTCAACTACCGGACGATCGGGTTCGATCTGGCATCGGACAAAGCGGAGAGACTGTCCGCTCCCGATACGCATCGTCTGGAGAAGCAGGAAGCCGAATATATTTTGTACGGCGCTCCTTCCTGCCACCTCAATGTCCATGCGGCATACGGCGAAATCTTTTTGTTCCGGACCGCCATTCGCACCGCGGAAGCGCTGGCCGACCCGAAGGTTCGGGCGGCGGGGGCGGGATCGCCGATTCTGATGTTCGCCGCCGCCCTGCTGCAGGGACTGGAAAAGGCGAAGCCCGACACGGACGATCTGATCGCGGGCAAATCGGTTCCGCTTGGCGGCGAATGGGTGAACGTCCCCTGGACGTACAAGGATCACCTGCGCTTGTTTTATTTGTTCCACAGCGGAGATGTGGGCGTGCTTTCCCGGATGCAGGCGCTGATCGAATTAAACGAAAGCACGGATCTGACCAAGGCGTATACGTATATCCAGGGTGACGCGACCACTTCCGTCAAGCCGTGGTTTTTGCCGCAGGCGGCCAAAGCTTTGCAAAACGGTTGGATTGGAGGAAAACTGAGCGATGGACGATTGCAACTGCAGCGCTCGGCGCACCTCTCTTACCACTGAATCGAGTCGCCGCCGCTTCCCGCTGCGGGAGGACCGGGCGAGCGTCACACTTGAAGCGTCACTGTGGCTGCCTGTTTATTTGGCGTTCGCCCTGGCTCTGATCGCGCTGCTGAAAATCTGCATGACCGATCTCGCGCTGGAGGCGGCCGTATCCGATTCCGTCCGCACCATCGCCTCGTCCTCGTATCCGGCGAAAACGGTCATTCAGGCGGCGGCCGGCCAGATGGCGGGAGCGACGGTGCAGCAAAAGCTGGAGCAGATCGATAATTGGTACAAGCAGGTCAAGGAGTGGCAGGACATGCTGGGCTTGTCGTTTTTGCCCGATTCGCTGAAGGATTTGACCGGTTTCATCAGCGACAAGTACGGCGGCGAGATCGGCCGCGCCGCAAGCGAACCGATGCGGGGATGGGCCGCGGATTATATTGCCGGCCATGCCGATCCCGCTCTGATCCGCCGGGATAGGCTGGAGGTGACGGAGCTGGATTTGCCGGACCTGTGGGCCCGCGGCGACGCCTATTTGACCGTTACGGTCCGGTACGAGGCCGAGATCGCGCTGCCTTTCCGCAACCTGAAAATGACGCTCGTCAAACAAAGCTCCGAGCGGTGCTGGATCGGGGCCTAATCGCAGATCGCAGAAAGAAAGGATGTTTGCCGATGCCGTTCAGGCAATTTTTAATCGACGGATTCGCCGTCCACGGCCTGTCAGCCGCGCTGCTCGTCGCTTTCGCCGGAGCCGCGCTCTGGACCGACGCCCGAACGTGGCGCATTCCGAACAAGCTCAACGCCGCCGCGGCGGCCGCCGGATTGGGCGTTCACACGGTTTTGGACGGATGGAGGGGAACGCTGTTTTCCTTGGCCGGCTTGGCGATTGGGTTGGCGGCGACGTTGGTGCTGTATGCGTGCAGAGCGGTCGGAGCCGGCGACGTCAAATGTTTTGCGGCGATCGGGGCGCTGGGAGGCTGGCAGCTTTCCGTAAACGCCCTGATCTATGCGATCGTGATCGGCGGCTTGATCGGGATAGCGATCGTCGTATCGAGACGGATGTTTTCGGCGCTGGCAGTCCGGCTGCGCACGGCGCTCATCTCGACGCTGCTCCTGCGGGTTTGGCCGGTTCACGGAGCGGAGGCCGCATCGAAACTGACGCGGTTTCCGTTTATGTACGCGGTGTTCCCGGCGGTGCTCGCCAGTCTGTGGATTCCGCTGGGATAGGAGGTTCGAACGGGATGAATACGATCGAGCTTCTGGTCTCCGCGGCCGAAGACCACGAGCGTTGGCTGGAGATAGCGGGCCGTCCGCCGATAGGCTCCGGTGCGGTCAACCGGTCCGCCGTCCGGATGCTTCAGAACTGCCGGATTCCGTACGTGCTTCCCGTTTCCTTGACGGAGCTCAACGGAGAGTGCACGCTGCGTTACCGGCTCGGGCACCGGGTGCCGCTCTCGGATATGATGCTGGGGCATTCATGGACGGAACGGCGGGCGCTTAGATTGTTGTTCCGGATATCGCTTGCGCTGGAGAACTGCACGCAATATTTGCTTAAGCCCGACGGATTCGTGCTGAAGCCCGAGCAGGTGTACGTCGGGCCCGAGGACGACGATCTCGGACTCGTGTATGTGCCGGTAACGGGAGTCGACGGCCGGCCGGAAGCGAGGCGGGCGTTTGCCGAGCTATGCCTGCGGCTCGCGGAGCGAACGGCGGGGACGGGCGGAGAAAAGCTGCGGACCGTTGCGTCCTGGAGCCGGGAACCGGGCTGGTCGTTCGCCGGGATGAAAAACCGAATCGGCCGCACTTGGCTGGGCGGCGAGGAGGGCGACCCCGGGGAGACGGGACAGGCTCCGGCCGTCCTGACGGTTCCGGATTCCGCATCGGCCGAGACCGAGCCGTCCGGCCGGGAAAGCGTCGGGATGCAGGATCGGCTGCGGCGTGCCTTCTCGTCGGTTCCGCCGTCCGCTGGAGTAGGGATTGCGGCGGCGGTTACGGCATGGGCGGGGTGGAAGCTGGACAAGCTGCCGCTGACGATGGCGGGCATTGCCATAGGTCTCGCCGGCATCGCCGCCGAACAGATCTATCGCCGACTGGCCGGACGCGACGGCGGACAAGCCGACGGCCGGCCGGCGCCGGCAAGCGCGTCCGGCTTGGGACCATCTCCGTCAGCGGCTGCCGAGGCGGTTGCGCCGTATAAGACTCTTCCGCCGGTCCGGATCGAACCGGTTGATGCGAAGGAGGATGCCTCCGCGCCCGGCGATCCGGACCCGATTCGCGCTACGGACAAGCTTCCGGCCCCGTACGCCGCTCCCGCCGATGCGACGGTTTGGCTCGGATCGGGGCGCGGCGCCGCCGCTTATCACGGCGTGCTGCAGATCCGCAAAGGGGCTGATTCCCAGACCGTGCCGTGGATCGGCGAACCGCGATTCGTCGTCGGTCGGGGACTCGAAGGCGTAGGCTACCGGGACGACTCGCTGGGCGTATCGCGCAACCACGTCGAATTCGTGCGGGAAGGAGACGCGGTTCTGGCGAGAGATCTCGGTTCGGTCAACGGCACGCTGCTGAACGGGGAATGGATGCTGCCGAATCATCCCTACCCCTTGAAGGACGGAGACGTGCTTCGCGTGTTGCGCACGGAAATCGTGTACCGCAAATAACCCGTTGTCCTTGTTTTCCTCCCGGAGCGTGATACAATAAGCATGATCGATGATGTTCAGGGAGATGATGGTATTGATTACCCATATCGTTTTGTTTAAGCTGAAATCCCCGGACCCCGAGACGCTCGCCAAGACGCGCGACGTGCTGCTCGGCATGAAGGGACGCATTCCGCAGCTTCGTCACTTGGAGGTCGGCGTGGATGTGCTTCGTTCCGAACGCTCCTATGACATCGGCTTGTATACGAAATTCGATTCCCTAGAGGACCTGCAAGCGTATCAGGTGCATCCCGTCCATCAGGAAGTCATTCAATACATGGCGTCCGTTCGGGAATCCTCGGTCGCAGTCGATTACGAATCTTAATCCGGAGCGGATCCAACCGTGTTCTATCTCATTTACAAAGGCCGTCCCTACGGGGAGCCGATGACGAAGGCGCAAGCCGAAGAGAAGCTGGAGCGGCTTCGCTTGACCATGGATGGCCTAAGCATCGCCGAATTGTCGGAGTACGGCCTGCTCAAGCAGATTCGTGCCGGCCGGAGCCAACCGCGGCGCGCCCCGGCAAGCGGCTCCAAGAGAGCGGCCGATGCCGCGGTCCAACGCAGCCGGGAGGATAATCATGCGGGAGAGATCGGAGACGGAGCTTATTAACGAGATGTCGGAACAGCGGAGGACGGGGGCGGCCATGGCCGTCTTCGTCCATTCGCCGTTTTGCGGCACCTGCAAGCTGGCCGAACGAATGCTGGACGTTTTGGAGGCCCATGACCCTTCGTTGCCGATCGTGAAGGCGAACATCAACTTGATTCCCGAGCTGCGGGAGCGGTGGCGAATCGCCAGTGTGCCCGCTCTCGTCTTCGTCAAAAACGGAGAGCGGGAGGACTGTTTGTACGCTTTCCGCTCGGTCGTCCATCTGCACGACTGGTTGCAAAGGAGGTTGAAGCAGGCATGATGACGGAGCTGAAGCCGGGCGATCCGGTTCGCGCCCGCTACAAATCGGGGGAATACGCCGGCATTCTCGTCGAAGCCTCCGGCCCGAGGGCCGTCGTCGAGATCCGGGCGGTGCTGTCCCACCCTCTGCAGGGCGATCTGCACCATCCCTACGAAGCCGACGTCCCCTTGTTCCACCAGCGCCGGGCGCTCGCCTACCGTGAAAAAGCGCTTGTGCCGAAAGCGGACATCGAGCCGTTCGCCGGAGAAATCCCCGATTATGCGGACTCGCTGCGTCAAGCCGTCAAGCGGGAGCTCGACAGATTGGCCGCGATGGACGGGCAGTGGGCGCGGATGGCGGAACGGAGCTTGCGGGAGCTGGAGCAAGATTATTTTAAATAAACATTCACGATTTACGGATGGAAGGGTGTCGCGCATGTTTACAATCGGAGCGCCGGATTCCAGCCGCGCGCGCAAGATGATGCTGCTCGGATCGGGCGAATTGGGGAAAGAAGTCGTGATTGAAGCGCAAAGGCTCGGGGTCGAGACGATCGCGGTCGACCGGTATCCGGGAGCTCCCGCGATGCAGGTCGCTCACCGCCATTACGTGATCGACATGCTTGATAGGGCGGCGCTGCGGGAGCTGATCGAACGGGAGCGTCCCGATTGGATCGTACCGGAGATCGAAGCGATCGCGACGGAAGAGTTGGTCGAGCTGGAACGCGAAGGCTATCGCGTCATCCCGACGGCGACCGCTTCCCGGCTGACGATGGACCGCGAAGGGATTCGGCGTCTGGCCGCCGAGACGCTGGGATTGCCGACGGCGGCTTACCGGTTCGCCGACTCGCTGGACGAGTTGAAGCGCGCGGTGGCCGAGATTGGCCTGCCGTGCGTCATCAAGCCGATCATGAGCTCCTCCGGCAAAGGGCAAAGCGTCTGCCGGACGGAGGACGACATCGAAGCTTGCTGGCGGACGGCGATGGAAGGCGGCCGCGCCAAAAAAACGCGGGTGATCGTCGAACAGTTTATCCGGTTCGATTCCGAAATTACGCTGCTCACCGTCCGTTCCGTATCGGGCACGACCTTCTGCGAACCGATCGGCCATATCCAGAAGGACGGGGACTATATCGAATCGTGGCAGCCGCATCCGATGAGCCCCGCCCAGCTCGAAGAAGCGCGGCGCATCGCCAGGACGATCACCGACGCGCTGGGCGGATACGGCTTGTTCGGCGTCGAGCTGTTCCTCGCTCCGGACCGCGTATACTTCAGCGAAGTGTCCCCGCGTCCGCACGATACGGGCATGGTGACGATGGTTTCCCAGGACTTGTCCGAGTTCGCGCTGCACGTCCGGGCGATTCTCGGTCTGCCGATTCCGGGCGTCCGGCTGCTCCGTCCGGGCGCAAGCCATACGCTCAAGGCGTGGGAGGAGAGCCGGGACTTCGCGATCGGCGGAATCGCCGCAGCGCTGGAGCTTCCCGATACGCAGGTGCGCGTATTCGGCAAGCCGGAGACGAAGGTCGGACGCCGGATGGCTGTCGCGTTAAGCGCGGCGGACACGGTGGATGAGGCGCGGGAGCGCGCGAAGGAAGCCGCTTCCCGCTTGCGGGTGAACTATGGAAAAGCGTAAGCCGGTCAAAATCGGCGTCGTGTCGGACACGCATCTTCACCGTCCCCGGC
Protein-coding sequences here:
- the purT gene encoding formate-dependent phosphoribosylglycinamide formyltransferase produces the protein MFTIGAPDSSRARKMMLLGSGELGKEVVIEAQRLGVETIAVDRYPGAPAMQVAHRHYVIDMLDRAALRELIERERPDWIVPEIEAIATEELVELEREGYRVIPTATASRLTMDREGIRRLAAETLGLPTAAYRFADSLDELKRAVAEIGLPCVIKPIMSSSGKGQSVCRTEDDIEACWRTAMEGGRAKKTRVIVEQFIRFDSEITLLTVRSVSGTTFCEPIGHIQKDGDYIESWQPHPMSPAQLEEARRIARTITDALGGYGLFGVELFLAPDRVYFSEVSPRPHDTGMVTMVSQDLSEFALHVRAILGLPIPGVRLLRPGASHTLKAWEESRDFAIGGIAAALELPDTQVRVFGKPETKVGRRMAVALSAADTVDEARERAKEAASRLRVNYGKA
- the kapB gene encoding kinase-associated lipoprotein B; this encodes MMTELKPGDPVRARYKSGEYAGILVEASGPRAVVEIRAVLSHPLQGDLHHPYEADVPLFHQRRALAYREKALVPKADIEPFAGEIPDYADSLRQAVKRELDRLAAMDGQWARMAERSLRELEQDYFK
- a CDS encoding Dabb family protein; its protein translation is MITHIVLFKLKSPDPETLAKTRDVLLGMKGRIPQLRHLEVGVDVLRSERSYDIGLYTKFDSLEDLQAYQVHPVHQEVIQYMASVRESSVAVDYES
- a CDS encoding thioredoxin family protein, with protein sequence MRERSETELINEMSEQRRTGAAMAVFVHSPFCGTCKLAERMLDVLEAHDPSLPIVKANINLIPELRERWRIASVPALVFVKNGEREDCLYAFRSVVHLHDWLQRRLKQA
- a CDS encoding type II secretion system F family protein, with the protein product MDRWKTWERKTIGIWSVLAGEQQASELAGKWRASVVRETVLVLAAAVAVLIAADPAAGAALLVLAGGWPWVRYRMLDRKLTERRHDIVRELPEFLNRLVLLLNAGEPVQQAFRSAAERYGQRGDSALGKELSGVLVHLQNRMPFPAALEWFHQRCATPEVSMLTTTLLLNMRRGGQELTLTLRELSRNLWEKRKALALIRGEQASSKLIFPLMLMFAAVLLIVAAPALMSLS
- a CDS encoding TadE/TadG family type IV pilus assembly protein; this translates as MIGIRSRLQAFWRTEEGTQTVESSLVAPAVLMFSVVLVALGFLFFRQALLYADARLAAERISGAWDASAIHPVTGAFSPYQRDGLYWRLFNNGDAAFGWGAEGAASPGSGDSLSRRKLERQQLWFPLESSGLAAYHNGLFSRKAEVRLDSSLSMPDAFSSLPGSKLLTMTASAPVTDPAETIRHADLLRSYIPLIMGYVSRGKAGQILDKFRGSPAPAVYAEEAQARRQLQQTVKGKERTLTLTDGDQQRTRLVDAIDRESIGHQALLGAQSLSKEIRQQIEKDKRLVETGQLQGVVWHFYRNAKTGKMGPSKSLLRELEKAGIGVVLHE
- a CDS encoding type II secretion system F family protein; the protein is MKARELYPLYRIKPAERIAVVAAACLAGAAIGWLLYGTWWGIGAMAALGPLVWRPYVRLRREAARERIDRAFQQALYAVSTSLAAGKSVENAFRDAPDDLKLIGGRIDFIMDDLLRIRGQLAIGEPLEKALANWADRTESDTVRQFAEVFSACKRTGGNLADVIRQTTHLMGEKQDIARDIAIVVSRKRWEARALTVIPFAILAMLRFTSPDYVQPLYSPAGAVVMTGALLLVASAVIWMNAIVKLKV
- a CDS encoding A24 family peptidase, with the protein product MPFRQFLIDGFAVHGLSAALLVAFAGAALWTDARTWRIPNKLNAAAAAAGLGVHTVLDGWRGTLFSLAGLAIGLAATLVLYACRAVGAGDVKCFAAIGALGGWQLSVNALIYAIVIGGLIGIAIVVSRRMFSALAVRLRTALISTLLLRVWPVHGAEAASKLTRFPFMYAVFPAVLASLWIPLG
- a CDS encoding Flp1 family type IVb pilin, whose amino-acid sequence is MVSTVKSAWKSFWSEEDGMGTLEIILILAVLVILAIAFRKWMMKWAGDLFGNTNQKIDEFKSGPDAIAPGASTP
- a CDS encoding CpaF family protein, encoding MGTDTVVHELKQELRNRLRSAPGHLSDAEIREMIEEEVFKAAAKTYMTASSQATAVAEIFSAFRGLDILQPLMDDPEITEVMVNGPDHLFIERRGKTEPVPQRFESRERLEDLIQTIVGQVNRTVNEASPIVDARLPDGSRVHVVLPPIALNGPILTIRKFPQSPMRLSDLTAKGTLSDQAAAFLRDAVEAKCNIFVSGGTGSGKTTFLNALCQYIPREERVITIEDSAELQLRAIPNLVSLETRNANAEGRGELSMRHLIRAALRMRPNRIIVGEVRGGEALDMLQAMNTGHDGSLSTGHGNSIADMLGRLETMVLTAMDLPIPVVRKQIASAIDIMVHLQRFRDGSRKVVEISELTEPAPGELGLRPLFRYRHAGRDGGGGMLEPTGEAPIRTWKWELFSPGTPSQACPPVKPVVQPSGGVGNG
- a CDS encoding DUF6382 domain-containing protein → MNTIELLVSAAEDHERWLEIAGRPPIGSGAVNRSAVRMLQNCRIPYVLPVSLTELNGECTLRYRLGHRVPLSDMMLGHSWTERRALRLLFRISLALENCTQYLLKPDGFVLKPEQVYVGPEDDDLGLVYVPVTGVDGRPEARRAFAELCLRLAERTAGTGGEKLRTVASWSREPGWSFAGMKNRIGRTWLGGEEGDPGETGQAPAVLTVPDSASAETEPSGRESVGMQDRLRRAFSSVPPSAGVGIAAAVTAWAGWKLDKLPLTMAGIAIGLAGIAAEQIYRRLAGRDGGQADGRPAPASASGLGPSPSAAAEAVAPYKTLPPVRIEPVDAKEDASAPGDPDPIRATDKLPAPYAAPADATVWLGSGRGAAAYHGVLQIRKGADSQTVPWIGEPRFVVGRGLEGVGYRDDSLGVSRNHVEFVREGDAVLARDLGSVNGTLLNGEWMLPNHPYPLKDGDVLRVLRTEIVYRK